Proteins found in one Balaenoptera musculus isolate JJ_BM4_2016_0621 chromosome 4, mBalMus1.pri.v3, whole genome shotgun sequence genomic segment:
- the PTX3 gene encoding pentraxin-related protein PTX3 yields the protein MHLPVILFCALWSAVSAENSDEYELMYVNLDNEIDNGLHPTEDPTPCDCSRENSEWDKLFIMLENSQMREGMLLQATDDVLRGELQKLRAELGRLAGSLARPCAPVAPAEARLARALDELLQASRDASRRLGRLEEARALQPQEEAGQALGAVLEELRQTQADLRAVQGWVAGRWLPAGCETAILFPMRSKKIFASVHPATPMKLEAFSACIWVKATDVLNKTVLFSYGTKRNPYEIQLYLSYQSIVLVVGGEENRLVTDTVISLGTWTHLCSTWNSEKGHVALWVNGDLVAATVDMATGHVIPEGGILQVGQEKNGCCVGGGFDETLAFSGRLTGFNIWDRVLSNEDIRKTGGAESCHIRGNVVGWAVTEIQPHGGAQYVS from the exons ATGCATCTCCCTGTGATTCTGTTTTGTGCTCTCTGGTCTGCAGTGTCGGCCGAGAACTCGGATGAATATGAGCTCATGTATGTGAATCTGGACAATGAAATAGACAATGGACTCCATCCCACTGAGGACC CTACGCCGTGCGACTGCAGTCGGGAGAACTCCGAGTGGGACAAGCTCTTCATCATGCTGGAGAACTCGCAGATGCGGGAGGGCATGCTGCTGCAGGCCACCGACGACGTCCTCCGGGGTGAGCTGCAGAAGCTGCGGGCCGAGCTGGGCCGGCTGGCGGGCAGCCTGGCGAGGCCGTGCGCGCCGGTGGCCCCCGCCGAGGCCAGGCTGGCCCGGGCGCTGGACGAGCTGCTGCAGGCGAGCCGCGACGCGAGCCGCAGGCTGGGGCGCCTGGAGGAAGCCAGGGCGCTGCAGCCGCAGGAGGAGGCGGGGCAGGCCCTTGGCGCAGTGCTCGAGGAGCTGCGGCAGACGCAGGCCGACCTCCGCGCTGTGCAGGGCTGGGTGGCAGGACGCTGGCTGCCAGCAG GTTGTGAAACAGCGATTTTATTCCCCATGCGTTCCAAGAAGATTTTTGCAAGCGTGCATCCAGCAACACCAATGAAACTTGAGGCTTTCAGTGCCTGCATTTGGGTCAAAGCCACAGATGTGTTAAACAAAACTGTCCTGTTTTCCTATGGCACAAAGAGGAATCCATATGAGATCCAGCTGTACCTCAGCTATCAGTCCATCGTCCTTGTGGTGGGTGGAGAGGAAAACAGACTGGTCACCGATACTGTGATTTCCCTGGGAACGTGGACCCATCTGTGCAGCACCTGGAATTCAGAGAAAGGGCACGTGGCCTTGTGGGTAAATGGTGACCTGGTGGCCGCCACTGTCGACATGGCCACGGGTCACGTTATTCCCGAGGGAGGAATCCTGCAGGTTGGCCAAGAAAAGAACGGCTGCTGTGTGGGTGGTGGCTTTGATGAGACATTAGCCTTTTCTGGCAGACTCACGGGCTTCAACATCTGGGATCGTGTTCTCAGCAATGAAGACATAAGAAAGACCGGAGGAGCAGAGTCCTGTCACATCCGGGGCAATGTGGTTGGGTGGGCAGTCACGGAGATTCAGCCCCACGGAGGAGCGCAGTACGTTTCTTAA